The DNA sequence TAATAGCACGGATAGGAAAATCTTTATCGTGTATTTCAATTTTATCACCTACTTTATAAGGAAATGAAAAGAACATAATAATGCCAGAGGTTACATTGCTTAAAATGGACCAAATAGCAAATAATGCAATACCTAATATGGCAAAAACAGATGAAAATATAACTGCTAAATCACTAAATTTTGCACCAAAAATGAATAATTCTATAATAATAGAAATTACAATTAAGGTTACTGTTACATATCTACGAATAAGCCGAATTCTAGCTTCATTTATACCATTTTTTCTAGCTACTTTAGTAATGGTGAAATTTGTGATGTATCTTATAACCAGTAGGGAAAGGAGAAGAACTCCTGAGCCTATTAATTGGGATATGTAGGTTGTAAAAAAATTAATTAACATAAACTAACATTTAAATAAACGGCAAAGATACATTACAAATTGACATGAGTTTAATTTAATTGTAGCCTTTCTCTAAGCTTTTCATCTTTGAGACTTTTTTTGTTCCAATAGTCTGATTTTATGCTTGTTATTTTAGTAGCTTTGGTTGTTAGTTCTTTAGCATGACTGCCAAAACCACTTTTATAGGTTTCTTCCCAGCCTAAAATATCATAAGGGAATTGAGTATTAAAATTAATAACAAGCTTTCTGTTTAATTCTGGGTAAGAAATTATATAACTGCCATTGGCTAAATTGGCCAAAGCTCTGTAGGGTTTTATGGTTATATGGTTCATTCTGAAAAACTCTAAAGATGGAATGATATCTAAATTGCCTGTTGGTAATGATTTTGGATCAATGCGTAGTTGCGTCCATAATTCATTTTCTAAAATAGCTTTGTTTATTATAAAATTTTCATCAGCCTCTCCTTCAAAGTAGGAATGTGATGTAATTTCAAATTCCTTTTTGTTATTAAGCTGTGTATAAACATGACCACACCATTCTTGAATAGAACTTGAAATTTTTAGGGCGTGTTGGTTGCTTGAAACAGGATAAAAGGTACTTTGCATAATGGAGTATGGGTAAATGCCTGTATTGAATTTTTTAGTTGCATTTAATTTTAGTACAGGAGTATTATTAGCATTTTGAGTATCAGCTTTTACTTGAATTTTAGGTAAAAAATCTTCGGTAACATAAATTAAAACAGCTTGTCCGTCTCTCATTTCACCATAACGTGCTTGTTCTAATTTATAGGATGATATTTCAGCTTTCCCTGCATACCAGTAATCTTTAAAAGGTTTTGAAAGTTGCTTGCTGTTTAAATCCTTTTTTATAGTTATATGGGTTTCTTTATTTTGAATAAGCTCTTTGTTTTTAGTGTTGTTTTTACAAGAAAAAGTCACTAAAAACACTCCAATTAGTAACCATAAAAATATAGTGGTTGTAGTGATTTTATTTGGTGTGTATAAAGTTTTCATATCATAAAGATACAAACTTAAGTAGTGATAGCCATCTCATTTAACGTTTTGTAAACAAGATGAATAGGCAACCCCATAACGTTAAAATAGGAACCTTCAATTTTGGTAACACCTATCTGTCCAATCCATTCCTGAATGCCATAAGCTCCTGCTTTATCAAAAGGCTTTGCTGTGTTTATATAGTACCAAATTTCTTCATCACTAAGGTTTTTAAAAGTAACTTGTGTAATATCGTGCAATGTTTTTTCAAATGTTTTAGAAGTAAAGCATACCGAGGTAATAACTTCGTGGGTGCTATTGCTTAAAGATTTTATAATTTGAAAGGCTTCATCAACATCCCTGGGTTTTCCTAAAGCTTGATGTTTATGCCAAACAATGGTATCACTGGTTATTAAAATGTCATTTGTTTTTAATTCAGTTTTAAAAGGCAGTGCTTTTAGTTGTGCTAAATAATTACTGATTTCAAAATGGGTTAATCGCGGTGGGTATTCTTCATTTATAGGTTTTAAGCGAATTTCAACATCCAATCCTAAATTTTTAAAAAAAGCTTGTCTTCTAGGCGAACCAGAAGCTAAAATAATGTGATGATTTTTAAGCTTATCTTGAAGCATTAATTAAGAATTACATACTTGTATAAAAGTAAGGAAAGCATACCAAAAAACATAACCAATTTTAGAGTATTACTTATTAAGTGATAATCTTTTTTAGTTTTAGCTTCAATAGTTTTAATAAGAATATAAATAAGAGGAGCAACAATAAATATTAAAAAATAGCTAACTGAAATAAGTTCATTGTATAAAACATCAATTATATAAAATAAAATTAAGAGTAAGGTTATAAATGTTAATACTATTAAAACGTTGTTGGCTCTATTTCTGCCAATGCTAATGGGTAAGGTGTTCATACCTGCCTTATAATCGCCATTAATGTCTTCAATGTCTTTGGCTATTTCTCGTAAAAAATTAATCATAAAAGCAAATAGTGCATAATTGAATATAATTTTAAAAAAGTACAATTGTAAACTTTGGTTTTCTAAATTAATACTTGGAAGCAGTTCAAAAATACCAACAATAATAATGCTTAAAGAAACCAATATTGAAATAACAATGTTACCAATTAATAGTGTGCGTTTTAAATACGTAGCATATACGTAAAGTAAGGCTGAAATAATAACAAATAAAGAAAAGAAAGCGCTTTTGTTAACATGGTTTGACAAATAAAAACCAATGCCAACACCTATCATATTAAAGATGATAAATAAATTATAGGCTGTTTTTTCTGAAATAGTGTTTCCTACAATTAACGAATCGGGTTTGTTTACAAAATCAGTTTCTACATCATAAATATCGTTAATAATGTTTCCAGCAGCAGCAATGCAAATGGTAGCCAAAATTAAAAGTGACATACCTACAATATCTAAACTTGTTTGGGCGCCAAAAGGTTCTAAAAACGCATACTTGATTAGTAATTGTACTAAGGCAATCATTAATAAGTTTTTCCAACGAATAAGATTTAGTAAGTTCACTTTATAAATTAAAAAGTTGAAAAGTTTTTGTTAAAAAGTAATAACCATTACAAGGAGGGGGTAAAATGCCGCGATGCATTTTTAAAATTCACTCAAAATTAATCATAACTTGCCGTAAAATTCCCATGCCATTTTTCTTGAACCTTAAGCACCTGCTCAATAACATCGCGAACGGCACCTTTGCCGCCTTTTTTATGCGAAACATATTTAGAAATACTTTTAATTTCAGGTACAGCATCTTGTGGACAGCAAGGTAAACCAACTAACTTCATTACAGGGTAATCAGGTATGTCATCACCCATATACAAAACGTTTTCTGCTTTAATTTCATATTTGTTAAAGTATGCATTTAGCTGTTCAATTTTATTATGTGCACCTAAATAAATATCCTTGATACCTAAGGCGGCTAAGCGTGTTCGAACGCCCTCATTGGTACCTCCAGAAATTATACATAGATTAAAACCAGTATCAACGGCTGTTTTTAGTGCGTAACCATCTTTTATGTTCATGGTTCGTAATAACTCACCTGTGGTAGTAACTGTTATTGTTCCATCGGTAAGCACACCGTCTACATCAAAAATGAAAGTGGTTATATGTTCTAAATATTCTTTATAGCTTTTTTCTTCCATGGGTGCGTTGTATTGATTCTGTTAGTAGTTTGTAAATGTCTTTATGATGTTCGCTTTCAAGCGATTTTAAATGTTTTCTTATGGTTTTTTTATCATTGCGTTTTGCAGGACCAGTTTGTGCCATATAAGGAGAGAAGTCTTGAACTTTTTTTGCCGTTTCCATAATTAATGGTTTTAAAACATCAAATTCGGCACCCTCTGATTCTGTTATTTCATGACCGATTCTATACAATTGATTTGTGAAATTATTCACAAACACTGCAGCTAAATGCAAAACGCGTCTTTGATCGCTATTTATTTTTTTTGTAGGACTACCTATAGAAATTGCTAACTTTTTTAAAAGTTGATAATCATTGCTTTTAAGTGCTTCAATACAAATAGGAACATTTGAAAAATCTATTTCTGCGGTTTTGCTAAACGTTTGTATGGGGTAAAAAACTCCGCGACGGTGTTTCTTATCAATATCATATAAACTGACACTTCCTGAAGTATGTACCACCAATTTGTTTTCAAGAGGAAGTGAAGCAGAAAGTGTTTTTACAGCATCATCGCTTACAGCCAATATGTACACATCGGCCTCTTTAATTTTTAAAAGATCATCAATAATTTCAACCTCATTTTTATGAGTAGAAATACTACCAATACTTCTGTTGTACCACTGTTTTACGAAAACCTGTTCTGTTTTTGAGAACACTTTATATAAATGCGAGGCCACATTGCCTGCACCAAGAATCGTTACTGAAATCATCCCGCTAAAATAAGCAAGAATTACGATTTATGATTTATGATTCACAATTTTTTAGTAAAGACTGTTTGTATGTTTTAATCTAATAGAACAGTTACTGAAACTTTGCGTTACTATGTTTCACCAGAAAAATAATTACTTAACTTTGACTTATGGAGAAAAAAGATATTAAAACTAGAGAAGATATTTTCTTATTAGTGTCTTCATTTTATGCAAAAGTGAGAAAAAATACTGTTTTGGCTCCGTTTTTTAATAATGCAATAAAAGATTGGGAAGCCCACCTTGAAAACCTAACCTCTTTTTGGGAAGCTAGTTTATTTCTAAAAACAAAATATTACGGAAATCCATTAAAAGTTCATGAAAAAGTAGATAAAGAAAACAACCATAATATTACTGAAATGCATTTTGGTTTGTGGTTAAATCTTTGGTTACAAACTGTTGATGAACTTTTTGAAGGAGAGTATGCTAACAATGCCAAAAATCGCGCTCGAAAAATGGGAACATTTTTGTATTTAAAAATATTTGAAGCAAGAAAGAGTTTATAAAGGGTTTTGTTTGTTATTAGAGTTGTAATTTAACACTTTATAGTCATTAGTAATCAGCTATTTTATCAAATTTTAACACTTCCAAACAAACTTAAATCCCTAAATTTGCTCGACTTTAAAAAAGGCTTTCCATGATGCAAACTAAACTCGCTAAAATTCTTTTCTCTACACGACTTACTGCTGTTTTATTTCTTGTTTTTGCTGCGGCAATGGTAACAGGTACTTTTTTAGATGCCGGTCAAGATACATCACCAACACCATACACTAGAAATTTAATATATAACGCAT is a window from the Pseudalgibacter alginicilyticus genome containing:
- a CDS encoding mechanosensitive ion channel domain-containing protein, whose translation is MLINFFTTYISQLIGSGVLLLSLLVIRYITNFTITKVARKNGINEARIRLIRRYVTVTLIVISIIIELFIFGAKFSDLAVIFSSVFAILGIALFAIWSILSNVTSGIIMFFSFPYKVGDKIEIHDKDFPIRAIIEDIRSFQLHLRLDNGDLVTYPNNLILQKAVTLIEKDAIEYEADYE
- a CDS encoding Maf-like protein, with the protein product MLQDKLKNHHIILASGSPRRQAFFKNLGLDVEIRLKPINEEYPPRLTHFEISNYLAQLKALPFKTELKTNDILITSDTIVWHKHQALGKPRDVDEAFQIIKSLSNSTHEVITSVCFTSKTFEKTLHDITQVTFKNLSDEEIWYYINTAKPFDKAGAYGIQEWIGQIGVTKIEGSYFNVMGLPIHLVYKTLNEMAITT
- a CDS encoding geranylgeranylglycerol-phosphate geranylgeranyltransferase; this translates as MNLLNLIRWKNLLMIALVQLLIKYAFLEPFGAQTSLDIVGMSLLILATICIAAAGNIINDIYDVETDFVNKPDSLIVGNTISEKTAYNLFIIFNMIGVGIGFYLSNHVNKSAFFSLFVIISALLYVYATYLKRTLLIGNIVISILVSLSIIIVGIFELLPSINLENQSLQLYFFKIIFNYALFAFMINFLREIAKDIEDINGDYKAGMNTLPISIGRNRANNVLIVLTFITLLLILFYIIDVLYNELISVSYFLIFIVAPLIYILIKTIEAKTKKDYHLISNTLKLVMFFGMLSLLLYKYVILN
- a CDS encoding KdsC family phosphatase, whose product is MEEKSYKEYLEHITTFIFDVDGVLTDGTITVTTTGELLRTMNIKDGYALKTAVDTGFNLCIISGGTNEGVRTRLAALGIKDIYLGAHNKIEQLNAYFNKYEIKAENVLYMGDDIPDYPVMKLVGLPCCPQDAVPEIKSISKYVSHKKGGKGAVRDVIEQVLKVQEKWHGNFTASYD
- a CDS encoding Rossmann-like and DUF2520 domain-containing protein — its product is MISVTILGAGNVASHLYKVFSKTEQVFVKQWYNRSIGSISTHKNEVEIIDDLLKIKEADVYILAVSDDAVKTLSASLPLENKLVVHTSGSVSLYDIDKKHRRGVFYPIQTFSKTAEIDFSNVPICIEALKSNDYQLLKKLAISIGSPTKKINSDQRRVLHLAAVFVNNFTNQLYRIGHEITESEGAEFDVLKPLIMETAKKVQDFSPYMAQTGPAKRNDKKTIRKHLKSLESEHHKDIYKLLTESIQRTHGRKKL
- a CDS encoding group III truncated hemoglobin, with translation MEKKDIKTREDIFLLVSSFYAKVRKNTVLAPFFNNAIKDWEAHLENLTSFWEASLFLKTKYYGNPLKVHEKVDKENNHNITEMHFGLWLNLWLQTVDELFEGEYANNAKNRARKMGTFLYLKIFEARKSL